The proteins below are encoded in one region of uncultured Eubacteriales bacterium:
- a CDS encoding conserved hypothetical protein (Evidence 4 : Homologs of previously reported genes of unknown function): protein MIKLPAPALRPTLYFVGVTTGHSSIMKVFPIWAEALGIDAVIQGIDLPIHAPAEDYRAVVDFMKHDPLSLGALVTTHKIDMYNAASNLFDYIDPYAQRFGELSSISKLDGRLCAHAKDPISSGLAMDAFIPEGHWLKTGAQVCVLGAGGSALSISAYLGNEERHGEDIPSAIQFTNRSAPRLAEAVRILEFLNVPMVYHLCKEPALNDAVVEALPAGSLVVNATGLGKDRPGSPLTEKCKFPRNGIIWELNYRGTLEFMHQAEGQKEELCLTIEDGWTYFIHGWTQVIAEVFHIDITGERLALCDKLAASLRG, encoded by the coding sequence ATGATCAAACTCCCTGCCCCCGCCCTGCGCCCCACCCTGTACTTCGTCGGTGTCACCACCGGCCACTCCTCCATCATGAAGGTGTTTCCAATCTGGGCGGAGGCCCTGGGCATTGACGCCGTCATCCAGGGCATTGACCTGCCCATCCACGCCCCCGCCGAGGACTACCGCGCGGTGGTGGACTTTATGAAACACGACCCCCTCTCCCTGGGCGCGCTGGTTACCACCCACAAAATCGATATGTATAACGCCGCCAGCAATCTATTTGACTACATAGACCCCTATGCCCAGCGCTTTGGTGAGCTTTCCTCCATCTCCAAGCTGGACGGCAGGCTCTGCGCCCACGCCAAGGACCCCATCTCCTCTGGTCTCGCCATGGACGCCTTCATCCCCGAGGGCCACTGGCTCAAAACCGGCGCGCAGGTCTGTGTGCTGGGCGCTGGGGGCTCGGCCCTGTCTATCTCGGCGTACCTCGGTAATGAGGAGCGGCACGGAGAGGACATCCCCTCTGCTATCCAGTTTACCAACCGCTCCGCCCCCCGACTTGCCGAGGCAGTGCGTATCCTGGAGTTTTTGAACGTGCCCATGGTGTACCACCTGTGCAAAGAGCCCGCGCTCAACGACGCGGTGGTGGAGGCTCTCCCCGCCGGGAGCCTGGTGGTCAACGCCACGGGCCTCGGGAAGGACCGCCCCGGCTCCCCCCTCACCGAAAAATGTAAATTTCCCCGCAACGGCATCATCTGGGAGCTCAACTACCGGGGCACCCTGGAGTTCATGCACCAGGCCGAGGGTCAGAAAGAGGAGCTGTGCCTCACCATCGAGGACGGCTGGACCTACTTCATCCATGGCTGGACCCAGGTAATCGCCGAGGTCTTCCACATCGACATCACCGGCGAGCGGTTGGCACTGTGCGATAAGCTGGCCGCCAGCCTGCGCGGCTAA
- a CDS encoding Phosphoglycerate dehydrogenase gives MKVLVTPRSYGKTDPQVFETLQNAGLEVVRNETGGILDKEGMKALLADCDGVVVGVDPMDAEVIASAPKLKAIAKYGVGVDNIDMDAAKARGIAVSRTVGANSEAVADYAMALIMAVARKAVAIDSHCRQGDWKKITTRDVSHATIGILGFGAIGRFVAKRAQGFNMTVLAHDPLWDEEYAVAHNIIRATPEDIYEKCDIISLHLPLLPETKNMIGAEQIAQMRPDAILVNTARGGIIDENALLDALEAGRIYGAGIDAFSEEPPSDQRWYALENVVLGSHCAASTAGASLNMGRMATANLLRDLGK, from the coding sequence ATGAAAGTGCTCGTCACCCCCCGCTCCTATGGGAAGACCGATCCCCAGGTATTTGAGACGCTTCAAAACGCCGGGCTCGAAGTGGTTCGCAACGAGACTGGAGGTATCCTGGATAAGGAGGGCATGAAGGCCCTCCTGGCCGACTGCGACGGCGTTGTCGTCGGCGTGGATCCCATGGACGCCGAGGTCATCGCCTCCGCCCCCAAGCTGAAAGCCATTGCCAAATACGGCGTCGGGGTGGATAATATTGACATGGACGCGGCCAAGGCCCGGGGCATCGCAGTCTCCCGCACGGTGGGAGCCAACTCCGAGGCGGTGGCCGACTACGCCATGGCCCTTATTATGGCGGTCGCCCGCAAGGCCGTCGCCATCGACAGCCATTGCCGCCAGGGGGACTGGAAGAAAATAACCACCCGGGACGTGAGCCATGCCACCATCGGCATTCTGGGCTTTGGGGCCATCGGCCGCTTTGTTGCCAAGCGGGCCCAGGGCTTTAATATGACCGTCCTGGCCCACGACCCCTTATGGGACGAGGAATATGCCGTCGCCCATAATATTATCCGGGCCACCCCGGAGGATATCTATGAAAAATGCGATATCATCTCACTCCACCTGCCCCTCCTGCCTGAGACGAAAAACATGATTGGCGCCGAGCAGATCGCGCAGATGCGCCCCGACGCCATTTTGGTTAACACAGCCCGGGGCGGTATCATCGACGAAAACGCCCTGTTGGACGCTCTGGAAGCGGGGCGCATCTACGGCGCGGGCATCGACGCTTTTTCGGAGGAACCCCCCAGCGACCAGCGCTGGTATGCTCTGGAGAACGTGGTTCTGGGCTCTCACTGCGCCGCCTCCACCGCCGGGGCCTCCCTGAACATGGGGCGCATGGCTACCGCAAACCTCCTGCGCGATCTTGGAAAATAG
- a CDS encoding Carbohydrate kinase, FGGY family protein has translation MKYILAHDLGTSGNKATLFSAEGRLVTSEVFSYGCHYFNGIWAEQEPEDWWQAICVTSKNLISKAGIDAGDVAVVSFSGQMMGCLCVDRAGTPLRPSIIWADQRAQPQASQIAEHISMYDFYHISGHRNSPSYGLQKLMWVRDNEPEIYAKTYKTLNAKDFIVLRLTGNFYTEPSDATSNGCIDLNTLQWSEKLVNLSGIDGDKLPTIVPSTTVAGEVTRRAAEQTGLKAGTPVVMGGGDGLCSNVGAGSVSVGKTFSYVGSSAWVATTSDKPLFDEEMRTFTWAHIVPGLYSPTGTMQSAGGAYNWLKQQVCKFETAEAQRLGVSPYDLINAEVAGSPVGSNGVFFLPYLLGERAPRWNSDATAAWLGLKMENQRGDMLRAVLEGVTMNLNVILDILRKSLPIDELLVIGGGAKGPVWCQMMADIYNAKITVPVLLEEATSMGAAMAGGVGIGIFKDFTEIDKMIEINHTVTPDPAAVKAYGPVKEAFEVCYEAMKPLYSYLAGH, from the coding sequence ATGAAATATATTCTGGCCCACGACCTGGGCACCTCGGGAAACAAGGCCACCCTCTTCAGCGCCGAGGGACGGCTTGTTACCAGTGAGGTCTTCAGCTATGGCTGCCACTACTTCAACGGCATCTGGGCCGAACAGGAGCCGGAGGACTGGTGGCAGGCCATCTGCGTCACCAGTAAAAACCTCATTTCCAAGGCGGGCATCGACGCCGGGGATGTTGCCGTGGTCTCCTTCTCCGGGCAGATGATGGGCTGCCTGTGCGTGGACCGTGCGGGCACCCCCCTGCGCCCCTCCATCATCTGGGCCGACCAGCGCGCCCAGCCCCAGGCCTCTCAGATCGCCGAGCACATCTCTATGTACGATTTCTACCACATCTCCGGCCACCGCAACAGCCCCTCCTATGGCCTGCAAAAGCTCATGTGGGTGCGAGATAACGAACCAGAAATCTATGCCAAGACCTATAAGACCTTAAATGCCAAGGACTTCATTGTCCTGCGCCTCACCGGGAACTTCTATACAGAGCCCTCCGATGCCACCAGCAACGGCTGTATCGATCTAAACACCCTCCAGTGGTCCGAAAAACTGGTAAACCTCTCGGGCATCGACGGCGATAAGCTGCCCACAATCGTCCCCTCCACCACAGTGGCGGGGGAGGTCACGCGCCGGGCAGCGGAGCAGACCGGCCTGAAGGCAGGCACTCCCGTGGTCATGGGCGGGGGCGACGGGCTATGCTCCAATGTGGGCGCGGGCTCGGTAAGCGTGGGGAAAACCTTCAGCTATGTCGGCTCCTCCGCCTGGGTCGCCACCACCAGTGATAAGCCTCTTTTCGACGAGGAGATGCGCACCTTCACCTGGGCCCACATCGTGCCCGGGCTATACTCCCCCACCGGCACCATGCAGTCGGCGGGCGGAGCGTACAACTGGCTCAAGCAGCAGGTGTGCAAATTTGAGACGGCGGAGGCCCAAAGGCTGGGCGTCAGCCCCTACGACCTCATCAACGCTGAGGTCGCCGGGTCCCCTGTAGGCTCCAACGGGGTCTTCTTCCTGCCCTACCTTCTGGGCGAGCGTGCCCCCCGCTGGAACAGCGACGCCACCGCCGCCTGGCTGGGACTGAAGATGGAGAATCAGCGCGGCGACATGCTCCGGGCCGTTCTGGAAGGCGTCACCATGAACCTGAACGTCATTTTGGACATCCTGCGCAAGAGCCTGCCCATCGACGAGCTGTTGGTCATCGGCGGCGGGGCCAAGGGCCCCGTCTGGTGCCAGATGATGGCTGATATTTATAACGCCAAAATCACCGTGCCCGTCCTTCTGGAGGAGGCCACCTCCATGGGCGCCGCCATGGCCGGCGGCGTGGGCATAGGCATCTTCAAGGACTTTACAGAGATCGACAAAATGATCGAGATCAACCATACCGTCACCCCCGACCCGGCGGCAGTCAAGGCCTATGGCCCGGTAAAGGAGGCCTTCGAGGTCTGCTACGAGGCCATGAAACCCCTATACTCCTATCTGGCGGGACACTAA
- a CDS encoding 2-dehydro-3-deoxyphosphogluconate aldolase/4-hydroxy-2-oxoglutarate aldolase: protein MKKEQVISKLRSCGLVAVVRAKDADDAMRISNACIEGDCAGIELTFTTPGVLPIIEKMAKEYDGTDFVIGAGTVLDPETARMAILSGAQYVVSPAFNAETVRMCNRYRVACMPGAMSIAEVIAGMEAGADIIKVFPGELFGPKIIKSIHGPLPQAELMPTGGVSVDNVAEWIKAGAVAVGAGGSLTAGAKTGDYASITATAREFVEKIKAARAG from the coding sequence ATGAAAAAGGAACAGGTCATTTCCAAACTCCGCTCCTGCGGCCTGGTGGCCGTGGTTCGGGCCAAGGACGCGGACGACGCCATGCGCATCTCTAACGCCTGCATCGAGGGCGACTGCGCCGGTATTGAGCTGACCTTCACCACCCCCGGCGTACTGCCCATCATCGAAAAGATGGCAAAGGAGTACGACGGGACCGACTTCGTCATCGGCGCCGGCACCGTCCTCGATCCAGAGACTGCCCGCATGGCCATCCTCTCAGGCGCCCAGTACGTAGTAAGCCCCGCCTTCAACGCGGAGACGGTGCGCATGTGCAACCGCTACCGGGTGGCCTGTATGCCGGGCGCCATGAGCATTGCCGAGGTCATCGCCGGCATGGAGGCGGGGGCCGACATCATCAAGGTTTTCCCTGGCGAGCTCTTCGGGCCCAAGATCATTAAGAGCATCCATGGCCCCCTGCCCCAGGCCGAGCTGATGCCCACGGGGGGCGTAAGCGTGGACAACGTGGCCGAGTGGATCAAGGCGGGCGCCGTGGCCGTGGGCGCGGGCGGCAGCCTGACCGCAGGGGCCAAAACGGGGGATTACGCCTCCATTACCGCCACCGCCAGGGAGTTCGTGGAGAAGATCAAGGCCGCCCGGGCCGGGTGA
- a CDS encoding D-tagatose 3-epimerase — protein sequence MTPMNKIGIHYGFWSHNWDEIEYLPLIRKVARLGFDLCEVASAEFGYYSEAVLRELKACADDHGVGFTYSIGLEPKYDLASDDSAVRAAGVAHVTRILKSMPKVGATILNGVSYAGWQAMPGYGITKDDKRRKEDLAVGSMKELVKVAEDNGVTYCCEVVNRFEQYLLNTAAEGVAFVQRLESPNAKLLLDTFHMNIEEDDMAAAIRMAGPYLGHFHVGENNRKPPGMGSLPWMELAAALKEIGYQGAAVMEPFILMGGTIPYDIKVWRDLSGGADEAAMDAMAANSCRFMKALLQ from the coding sequence GTGACGCCTATGAACAAGATTGGGATACACTATGGCTTTTGGAGTCATAATTGGGACGAGATCGAGTACCTCCCCCTCATCCGCAAGGTGGCCCGACTGGGCTTCGACCTATGTGAGGTGGCCTCCGCCGAGTTCGGCTATTATAGCGAGGCCGTTCTCCGGGAGCTGAAGGCCTGTGCCGACGACCACGGCGTGGGGTTTACTTACAGCATCGGGCTGGAGCCCAAATATGACCTGGCGAGCGACGACAGCGCCGTCCGTGCCGCAGGGGTCGCCCATGTCACGCGGATCTTGAAGTCCATGCCTAAGGTGGGTGCAACCATCCTCAATGGCGTGAGCTACGCGGGCTGGCAGGCCATGCCTGGCTATGGCATCACCAAGGACGATAAGCGCCGCAAGGAGGACCTGGCGGTGGGCTCCATGAAAGAGCTCGTGAAGGTGGCCGAGGACAACGGCGTCACCTACTGCTGCGAGGTGGTCAACCGCTTTGAGCAGTACCTCCTCAATACCGCTGCGGAGGGCGTGGCCTTTGTCCAGCGCCTGGAGAGCCCTAACGCCAAGCTCCTGCTGGACACCTTCCATATGAACATTGAGGAAGACGACATGGCCGCCGCCATCCGAATGGCGGGGCCCTACCTTGGCCACTTCCACGTGGGGGAAAACAACCGTAAGCCGCCGGGCATGGGGTCTCTCCCCTGGATGGAGCTGGCCGCCGCGCTGAAGGAGATCGGCTATCAGGGCGCTGCCGTGATGGAACCCTTCATCCTCATGGGCGGCACCATTCCCTATGACATCAAGGTTTGGCGGGACCTGTCGGGCGGAGCAGATGAGGCGGCTATGGATGCCATGGCCGCCAATTCCTGCCGTTTTATGAAGGCGCTATTACAATAA
- a CDS encoding conserved hypothetical protein (Evidence 4 : Homologs of previously reported genes of unknown function), with protein MQTSQLFVLLPEAYVSTPDGMAVDSEGNLIVACPNFADMSMPSCVLKIDKDRNIKKWFDVPVNDYTGEARAMGIEFGPEGDLFLVDNPGWTGREDLVYTGRILRLKVDESGVVKTTVVADNMEHPNGLRIRDGYIYVTQSTMIRQKTNSGKLMSCVYRFPVDAENIHCTNTLADSDIFLTFITENPDDQYGVDGIVFDAAGNLYVGNFGDGLVHKIIFNDDGSVKENLKWAQDSANLRCTDGMTVDAYGNIYVADFSANAIARISPDGAVKRIAVSPDSDGLHGELDEPGEPCVWGDKIIVSCFDLVTGGDKVNTAHEMPATMAMLDIEP; from the coding sequence ATGCAGACTTCTCAGCTCTTTGTTCTCCTGCCCGAGGCGTACGTCTCCACCCCCGACGGCATGGCCGTCGATAGCGAAGGCAACCTCATCGTAGCCTGCCCCAACTTTGCCGACATGAGTATGCCTAGTTGTGTACTGAAGATTGACAAGGACCGCAACATCAAAAAGTGGTTTGACGTGCCCGTCAACGATTATACCGGCGAAGCACGGGCCATGGGCATCGAGTTTGGACCCGAGGGGGACCTATTCCTGGTGGACAATCCCGGCTGGACCGGGCGGGAGGACCTTGTCTACACCGGGCGCATCCTACGGCTGAAGGTGGACGAGAGCGGCGTTGTGAAGACCACCGTGGTAGCCGACAACATGGAACACCCCAACGGTCTTCGCATCCGGGACGGGTACATCTATGTCACCCAGAGCACCATGATCCGGCAAAAGACCAATAGCGGCAAGCTCATGAGCTGCGTCTACCGCTTCCCTGTGGATGCTGAGAACATCCACTGCACCAATACCCTGGCAGACTCCGATATTTTTCTCACCTTCATCACAGAAAACCCGGATGACCAGTACGGGGTGGACGGTATTGTCTTTGATGCCGCAGGCAATCTCTACGTTGGAAATTTTGGTGACGGACTGGTTCATAAAATCATCTTTAACGACGACGGTTCTGTAAAAGAAAACCTGAAATGGGCACAGGACAGCGCCAATCTCAGGTGTACTGACGGCATGACTGTCGACGCTTACGGTAATATCTATGTTGCTGATTTCTCGGCCAACGCCATTGCCCGTATCAGCCCTGACGGCGCAGTGAAGCGCATTGCAGTTTCCCCCGATAGCGATGGGCTCCACGGCGAGCTGGATGAACCGGGAGAGCCATGCGTTTGGGGCGATAAAATCATCGTCTCCTGTTTTGATCTGGTCACAGGCGGCGACAAGGTCAATACTGCCCACGAAATGCCGGCCACCATGGCAATGCTGGACATAGAACCGTAA
- a CDS encoding conserved hypothetical protein (Evidence 4 : Homologs of previously reported genes of unknown function): MKTLVIAKDGALSIQEVNKPRYNEYQALVKTIACGMCGTDVKLIHRTFKGFPESMYPIMLGHEGVGEVVELGSKVTGFKVGDRVLLPFVDPDEENLPGLGSGWGAMSEYAVVCDPKAPWPDGAPDCAFAQTVLDDDLDSVDAVMLVTFREVLSSIRFFGIKPADSVVVFGCGPVGLTYMKFMSLLGVKNLVACDILREKLAQAKDHGATHLINSKESDVREEVRKIFPEGVDFVLDAAGFPAIVNQGMGLIKDRGTVLCYGVPEKEEITIDFSKADYNWRVIYQQMPRKREEGEAHEQVLAWMRSGELNIKDFISDYFDFSDSVEAYAKLLDKKVLKKGIIKF, translated from the coding sequence ATGAAAACACTGGTTATCGCAAAGGACGGAGCCCTCTCCATCCAGGAGGTCAATAAGCCCAGGTACAATGAGTATCAGGCCCTGGTGAAAACCATCGCCTGCGGCATGTGCGGTACCGACGTGAAGCTGATTCACCGCACCTTTAAGGGATTCCCAGAGTCGATGTATCCCATTATGCTGGGCCACGAGGGTGTGGGCGAGGTAGTGGAGCTCGGTTCCAAGGTCACCGGTTTCAAAGTGGGCGACAGGGTGCTCCTCCCGTTTGTAGACCCCGACGAAGAGAATCTGCCCGGCTTGGGCTCTGGCTGGGGTGCCATGAGCGAGTACGCCGTGGTCTGCGATCCCAAGGCGCCCTGGCCGGACGGCGCACCTGACTGTGCCTTTGCCCAGACCGTGTTGGACGACGATCTGGACAGCGTGGACGCGGTGATGCTGGTGACCTTCCGGGAGGTGCTCTCCTCCATCCGCTTCTTCGGCATCAAGCCCGCCGACTCGGTGGTGGTCTTTGGCTGCGGCCCCGTGGGGCTTACATACATGAAGTTCATGAGCCTGCTGGGGGTGAAGAACCTGGTGGCCTGCGACATCCTGCGCGAGAAGCTGGCCCAGGCAAAGGACCACGGCGCCACCCACCTCATCAACAGCAAGGAGAGCGACGTGCGCGAGGAGGTCCGCAAGATTTTCCCCGAGGGGGTAGACTTCGTGCTGGACGCCGCCGGGTTCCCGGCCATCGTCAACCAGGGCATGGGGCTCATCAAGGACCGCGGCACTGTTTTGTGCTACGGCGTGCCCGAGAAGGAAGAGATCACCATCGACTTCAGCAAGGCCGACTACAACTGGCGGGTGATCTACCAGCAGATGCCCCGCAAGCGTGAGGAGGGCGAGGCCCACGAGCAGGTACTGGCGTGGATGCGCTCCGGGGAGCTGAACATCAAAGACTTTATCTCCGACTACTTTGACTTCTCCGACAGTGTGGAGGCCTACGCCAAGCTTCTTGACAAGAAGGTGCTGAAGAAAGGCATCATCAAGTTCTAA
- a CDS encoding conserved exported hypothetical protein (Evidence 4 : Homologs of previously reported genes of unknown function) gives MKKLLAMLLAASMMVGLLAGCGNSGTGASTPASPSASTSVKPSESAPAESNSVVDYANFIIDPSKIPQEKLDTTLYMAVSIRGLENPYIATIKVGMEMFAKYLDSIGQKYEMQVLDSQGDSAKEVDNMRQFAAKANGNAIAYADPNEDTIAYSLAEAMAESGGYLGTAWNKPADVGPTDLNPNWVIHTSPDNVVGGYNIAKALFDSMGGKGKIFVCQGMLGNTAANDRYAGLQKALKEYPDIVVAHDDTANWATDKALSLVETWLNTDPDVGGVWCANDNMATGALQALDAAGLKGKVGVVGIDANTDIVEAVRDGNATATVSSNGYLQGGYTLAICYAAWTGLINVESLPEDYRVFATPSLLIDTSEAAANYLSSTPEFDFSKPFACKVQ, from the coding sequence ATGAAGAAACTGCTCGCAATGCTCCTCGCCGCATCCATGATGGTCGGCCTGCTCGCCGGCTGCGGTAACAGCGGCACCGGCGCCAGCACCCCCGCGTCTCCCTCCGCCAGCACTTCCGTAAAGCCTTCCGAGTCCGCTCCTGCCGAGAGCAACAGCGTCGTCGACTACGCTAATTTCATTATCGACCCCAGCAAGATCCCCCAGGAGAAGCTGGATACCACCCTGTACATGGCCGTTTCCATCCGCGGCCTGGAGAACCCCTACATCGCCACCATCAAGGTCGGCATGGAGATGTTCGCCAAGTACTTAGACAGCATCGGCCAGAAGTATGAGATGCAGGTCCTCGACTCCCAGGGCGACAGCGCCAAGGAAGTTGACAACATGCGTCAGTTCGCGGCTAAGGCCAACGGCAACGCCATCGCCTACGCCGACCCCAACGAGGATACCATCGCCTACTCCCTCGCCGAGGCCATGGCCGAGTCCGGCGGCTACCTGGGAACCGCGTGGAACAAGCCCGCCGATGTGGGTCCCACCGACTTAAACCCCAACTGGGTCATCCACACCTCCCCCGATAACGTGGTGGGCGGCTATAACATCGCCAAGGCCCTGTTCGACTCCATGGGCGGCAAGGGCAAGATTTTTGTCTGCCAGGGCATGCTGGGCAACACCGCCGCCAACGACCGCTACGCCGGCCTGCAAAAGGCGCTCAAAGAGTACCCCGATATCGTGGTCGCCCATGACGACACCGCCAACTGGGCCACCGACAAAGCCCTCTCCCTGGTTGAGACCTGGCTGAATACCGACCCCGACGTGGGCGGCGTGTGGTGCGCCAACGACAACATGGCCACCGGTGCGCTCCAGGCTCTGGACGCAGCGGGCCTCAAGGGTAAGGTCGGGGTGGTCGGCATCGATGCCAACACCGATATTGTGGAAGCCGTCCGTGACGGCAATGCCACCGCCACCGTCTCCTCCAACGGCTACCTCCAGGGCGGGTACACCCTGGCCATCTGCTATGCCGCCTGGACCGGCCTCATCAATGTGGAGAGCCTCCCCGAGGATTACCGCGTGTTCGCCACCCCCTCTCTGCTGATCGACACCTCCGAGGCCGCGGCCAACTACCTCAGCAGTACTCCCGAGTTCGACTTCAGCAAGCCCTTCGCGTGCAAGGTACAGTAA
- a CDS encoding conserved membrane hypothetical protein (Evidence 4 : Homologs of previously reported genes of unknown function) has protein sequence MIKLNPTATITEEFAAKVRSENQTAKIMKYAPICVLLFLVIAFTLTCGVAFISPSNLLAILNQMALPLVVALGLTFVIMLGSIDLSIDGSVGMAGSLFACFVLNSQNGFNMGLGSAALTVLVSMVCGLIIGACHVYLKIPSFMASFAFMYICRGIGMISYQGHPPTIMDPFVKSLPTTSFLGIPFITWIAIAMFALCFFIQEYTAFGRHIYAVGTNESIPRSVGVSVEKVKLGVFTLAGFLFGVAGIIGAIRLGQGQVAIGTGKMFPAQAAVVVGGTSLSGGKGGVTNTIVGVLIMTVLENGLIMLGVNPNIRTGIQGVIILVSVILTVARGAKIISK, from the coding sequence ATGATTAAGTTAAATCCCACGGCAACCATCACGGAAGAGTTTGCCGCCAAAGTCCGCAGCGAAAATCAAACTGCGAAAATAATGAAGTACGCACCTATCTGTGTGCTGCTTTTCTTGGTGATCGCCTTTACGCTGACCTGCGGCGTCGCCTTTATCAGCCCCAGTAACCTCCTGGCCATCCTAAACCAGATGGCCCTGCCCCTGGTGGTGGCCTTAGGGCTAACCTTTGTCATCATGCTGGGCTCCATCGACCTGTCTATCGACGGTTCGGTGGGCATGGCCGGATCTCTGTTTGCCTGCTTCGTGCTCAACAGCCAGAACGGCTTTAACATGGGTCTGGGCAGCGCGGCACTCACGGTCCTGGTCAGCATGGTCTGTGGGCTCATCATCGGCGCCTGCCACGTATATTTAAAGATTCCCTCCTTCATGGCTTCCTTCGCCTTCATGTACATCTGCCGCGGCATCGGCATGATCTCCTACCAGGGCCACCCACCCACGATTATGGACCCCTTTGTGAAGAGCCTGCCCACCACCTCCTTCCTGGGCATCCCCTTCATTACCTGGATCGCCATCGCCATGTTTGCCCTTTGCTTCTTCATTCAGGAGTATACCGCCTTTGGCCGTCATATCTACGCGGTGGGTACCAACGAGAGCATCCCCCGCTCGGTAGGCGTCAGCGTGGAGAAGGTCAAGCTCGGCGTCTTCACCTTGGCCGGTTTCCTCTTTGGCGTGGCGGGCATCATCGGCGCCATCCGTCTTGGTCAGGGCCAGGTGGCCATCGGCACGGGTAAAATGTTCCCGGCCCAGGCCGCCGTGGTGGTGGGCGGCACCTCCCTCTCCGGGGGCAAGGGTGGCGTCACCAACACCATCGTGGGCGTGCTCATCATGACGGTGCTGGAAAACGGACTCATTATGCTGGGCGTCAACCCCAATATCCGTACCGGTATCCAGGGCGTCATCATCCTGGTGTCTGTCATCCTTACCGTGGCGCGAGGCGCCAAAATCATCAGTAAATAA